The following are encoded in a window of Clostridia bacterium genomic DNA:
- a CDS encoding nicotinate phosphoribosyltransferase, with the protein MDAQGKLSNMSQVKKFTVDPDRRLFSATHDEIILGYTTDVYFVKTRQILDSMGLADTRVTAEVFPRRPGVMCGAVECLGLLRDLDVEVWTIPEGETFSPRDTVMRIIGKYSEFGIYETGLLGILASSCAWAMAAREMRAAAGDKPFISFGARHVHPAVAPVMERAAVVGGADGASCILAAKIAGVEPRGTVPHAVFLIAGDTVKVAKAYDREMAPEEARIILVDTFKDEAEESLRTAEALGQRLAGVRLDTPGERGGVSPELVREVRARLDQAGFSYVKIFVSGGLTPERLALLSEAGADSFGVGSYISGASPIDMTMDIKEIEGRAIAKRGRIPGRIENPKLVRVK; encoded by the coding sequence ATGGATGCTCAAGGCAAGCTCAGCAACATGTCGCAGGTTAAGAAGTTTACGGTAGACCCCGATCGAAGGCTGTTTTCAGCCACCCACGATGAGATAATCCTGGGGTACACAACAGATGTGTACTTCGTCAAGACTAGGCAGATACTCGACTCGATGGGCCTTGCTGATACCCGCGTTACTGCGGAAGTATTTCCGCGTAGGCCCGGGGTCATGTGCGGCGCTGTGGAGTGCCTCGGACTCCTGCGGGATCTCGATGTGGAAGTGTGGACAATCCCTGAGGGCGAGACGTTCAGCCCTCGGGACACTGTGATGCGGATAATCGGCAAGTACTCGGAGTTCGGCATATACGAGACAGGCCTTCTGGGGATCCTGGCGAGCTCATGCGCGTGGGCCATGGCTGCGCGGGAAATGCGGGCGGCTGCTGGGGACAAGCCGTTCATCTCATTCGGGGCGAGGCATGTTCATCCTGCTGTTGCTCCAGTCATGGAACGGGCAGCTGTCGTTGGCGGGGCCGACGGCGCCAGCTGCATCCTGGCGGCCAAAATCGCAGGGGTGGAGCCCAGGGGAACGGTGCCTCACGCTGTGTTCCTCATCGCCGGAGACACTGTGAAGGTGGCAAAGGCATACGACCGGGAAATGGCGCCTGAGGAGGCCAGGATCATCCTGGTGGACACGTTCAAGGATGAGGCCGAGGAGTCTCTCCGGACCGCGGAGGCGCTTGGCCAACGGCTGGCAGGCGTGAGGCTGGATACTCCCGGAGAGCGCGGAGGGGTCAGTCCGGAGCTCGTTCGAGAGGTGCGAGCCCGCCTTGACCAGGCCGGGTTCTCGTATGTCAAGATATTCGTTTCCGGCGGACTAACCCCGGAGCGGCTTGCGCTGCTTTCCGAGGCTGGGGCGGATTCCTTCGGAGTCGGAAGCTACATATCAGGCGCATCGCCGATCGACATGACCATGGACATCAAGGAGATCGAGGGCCGGGCAATTGCCAAGAGAGGCCGGATCCCAGGGCGGATAGAGAATCCAAAGCTTGTAAGGGTCAAGTAG
- a CDS encoding S-layer homology domain-containing protein — MASRKLAIAILTVLAAVSVCALPGRICAAPPVLKDVAGHWAEGAITSLAKMGVLEGYPDQTFQPENLITRAELAKVVARAFGYAPTMDTKFCDMDGHWAEPFVSALDAAKVVTGYPDSTFRPDTNVTRAEMTAMLARVAQLGDMGATDAQAWTPSFRDVDASHWAFRFVEIARRLDTIPLHFGMVFEPERAATRAETAFMVKALSDAQFARGTVTQVSAMSETITLKNVAGSTQVVQVGADTLLYRNGVASTLDSVRSNDSVYVVGTSYGSARFIKAEGVVTKEDITRKVSALTHGVITPDQVDAISRGKWDEARAGMSPALTQRLMDMGLTETEVGAVLSQQWSLLPDLAQKRLAQALSEELGVSSDLIAAVMARDWQAARSYAELEAAQVLLSKFLKM; from the coding sequence ATGGCTTCGAGGAAACTTGCCATAGCCATTCTTACCGTTCTGGCCGCTGTGTCAGTGTGCGCATTGCCAGGGCGTATCTGCGCGGCCCCCCCCGTCCTGAAGGATGTGGCGGGCCATTGGGCTGAGGGCGCCATCACCTCCCTCGCCAAGATGGGAGTGCTGGAGGGGTATCCGGATCAGACATTCCAGCCCGAAAACCTCATAACTCGAGCGGAACTCGCGAAGGTGGTCGCGAGGGCCTTCGGCTACGCCCCCACCATGGACACGAAGTTTTGCGACATGGATGGGCACTGGGCAGAGCCGTTCGTATCGGCTCTCGACGCCGCAAAGGTAGTCACCGGCTATCCGGACAGCACATTCCGCCCAGACACGAACGTCACCAGGGCTGAGATGACCGCAATGCTCGCACGAGTGGCACAGCTAGGCGACATGGGCGCGACCGACGCCCAGGCGTGGACTCCGAGTTTCAGAGATGTAGACGCATCCCACTGGGCGTTCAGGTTCGTGGAGATAGCGAGGCGCCTTGATACGATCCCACTCCATTTCGGGATGGTGTTCGAGCCTGAACGCGCGGCAACCAGGGCGGAAACCGCCTTCATGGTGAAGGCCCTCTCCGACGCTCAGTTCGCTCGAGGAACGGTTACACAGGTTAGCGCCATGTCGGAGACGATAACCCTGAAAAACGTGGCCGGGAGCACCCAGGTGGTGCAGGTAGGCGCCGATACTCTCCTATATAGGAACGGAGTGGCCTCTACCCTCGATTCGGTCAGATCAAACGACTCCGTCTACGTGGTTGGAACCAGCTACGGCTCGGCCAGGTTCATCAAGGCTGAGGGCGTGGTGACTAAGGAAGACATCACGCGTAAGGTGAGCGCGCTCACCCACGGGGTAATAACCCCGGACCAGGTAGACGCCATATCCCGCGGAAAGTGGGACGAAGCCAGGGCGGGTATGAGCCCCGCTCTCACCCAGCGCCTGATGGACATGGGCCTAACTGAGACGGAAGTGGGCGCAGTGCTCTCACAGCAGTGGTCTCTCCTGCCGGACCTGGCTCAGAAGCGGCTGGCGCAGGCCCTAAGCGAGGAGCTTGGCGTATCCTCCGATCTCATCGCCGCAGTGATGGCCCGTGACTGGCAGGCGGCAAGGAGCTACGCCGAGCTGGAAGCTGCACAGGTATTGCTCTCCAAGTTCCTGAAGATGTAG
- a CDS encoding patatin-like phospholipase family protein → MRIGLALGSGGLRGAAHIGVLSELDRAGINIDMIAGTSAGSVIAVMYARGMTAEQIEERALTLAARDIIDPTGSTLMYLIAPTFLFFLGWRRLLPKGILRGTKLEAFIRRELGEIKMSDLKIPCAVVSVDIHTGDKIVFTSEASRVKAGKQTCYFDEHVADAVRASCSIPGVFVWKEWRGRCLVDGAIREPVPARVLKEMGCDYVIAVDLGYTGQADEKVDGLPSVVAQALDVLGEEVSDYVLANYADIVIKPRLYNVALTDTSRIPECIDAGRRSAQEMIPAIRRALRRRVISRIALL, encoded by the coding sequence ATGAGAATCGGGTTGGCGCTCGGTTCCGGCGGCCTGAGAGGCGCTGCACACATAGGCGTGCTGTCGGAGCTCGATCGGGCGGGCATCAACATCGATATGATCGCGGGCACAAGCGCTGGAAGCGTGATAGCAGTCATGTATGCGCGTGGCATGACTGCCGAGCAGATAGAGGAGCGCGCATTGACGCTTGCCGCACGGGACATAATCGACCCGACAGGGTCTACGCTCATGTATCTGATTGCTCCGACGTTTCTCTTCTTTCTCGGGTGGCGCAGGCTGCTGCCGAAGGGCATCCTCCGAGGAACGAAACTTGAGGCATTCATAAGGCGCGAGCTCGGCGAGATCAAGATGAGCGATCTCAAGATCCCGTGCGCTGTCGTGTCGGTCGACATCCACACAGGCGACAAGATCGTGTTCACCTCGGAAGCGAGCAGAGTAAAGGCCGGGAAGCAGACCTGCTACTTCGATGAACACGTGGCCGATGCAGTCCGCGCGTCCTGCAGCATTCCAGGGGTGTTCGTGTGGAAGGAATGGCGAGGGCGGTGTCTCGTCGACGGTGCGATCAGAGAGCCTGTTCCAGCCAGGGTGCTGAAGGAGATGGGCTGTGACTACGTGATAGCTGTGGATCTGGGCTACACTGGGCAGGCCGACGAGAAGGTGGATGGACTGCCCTCCGTCGTAGCTCAGGCCCTGGATGTGTTGGGTGAAGAGGTGTCAGACTACGTCCTGGCCAACTACGCGGATATTGTGATCAAGCCGCGGCTTTACAACGTGGCGCTCACCGATACCTCCAGAATACCGGAATGCATAGACGCAGGCCGAAGGTCCGCTCAGGAGATGATCCCCGCCATACGGCGGGCCCTGCGCCGGAGGGTAATCAGCAGAATCGCCCTCCTGTGA
- the ytaF gene encoding sporulation membrane protein YtaF translates to MASCGWDEAVGIIELLALALALSIDSLGAGIVYGLRRIRVPFAAILTVSMASAVGAGLSVAFGAAMGGAVGAGAARVIGGIILLAMGAWMAWEGAKTEARGRERQRPTDGLGTGNMILSLKVRPIGVVIQVMRDPETADFDRSGSISYGEALLLGVALALDGVGSGFGAGMSGASWALTSATVGCGTFACLRLGMKLGGRAPDGWGGKWIRVCPGLLLMLIGLCSMA, encoded by the coding sequence TTGGCCTCCTGCGGCTGGGACGAAGCAGTGGGGATTATCGAGCTTCTGGCGCTTGCGCTCGCCCTGAGTATCGACTCGCTTGGGGCGGGAATCGTGTATGGGCTGCGGAGGATTCGGGTTCCATTTGCGGCGATTCTCACGGTAAGCATGGCTTCTGCGGTGGGGGCAGGGCTTTCGGTGGCCTTTGGCGCTGCAATGGGAGGTGCGGTGGGAGCAGGAGCGGCGAGGGTGATCGGTGGAATCATACTGTTGGCGATGGGAGCATGGATGGCCTGGGAGGGGGCGAAAACTGAGGCCCGGGGCAGAGAAAGGCAACGCCCGACTGATGGGCTGGGCACGGGGAATATGATACTGTCGTTGAAGGTGCGGCCCATCGGAGTCGTGATCCAGGTGATGCGTGACCCGGAGACTGCGGATTTCGACCGTTCTGGTTCGATCTCGTATGGCGAGGCGCTTCTTCTCGGCGTTGCTCTGGCTCTGGATGGGGTGGGGAGCGGCTTCGGCGCGGGGATGAGTGGGGCGTCCTGGGCACTGACCTCGGCGACGGTGGGGTGCGGGACCTTTGCGTGTTTGCGACTGGGCATGAAGCTCGGCGGGCGTGCGCCTGACGGATGGGGCGGAAAATGGATCAGAGTATGCCCGGGGTTGCTTCTCATGCTGATCGGGCTGTGCTCCATGGCGTAG
- the coaE gene encoding dephospho-CoA kinase (Dephospho-CoA kinase (CoaE) performs the final step in coenzyme A biosynthesis.) — MIVLGLTGQSGTGKSTIAAMLAAKGAACIDMDKVARELVQVGSSVLREIEREFGPEFIRADGSLDRRSLGRLVFSNSRNLAALNRITHPELVRRTRAWLDHLSSEPSPPEVAVIDAAVLFESGLFELADLVAVVVANADVQASRIAARDGIPLADALARVHAQRPMEEMLARADCVIRTDCPLDATARQVDDMWARLVARV; from the coding sequence ATGATAGTGCTTGGGCTTACGGGGCAGAGTGGAACTGGGAAGAGTACGATTGCTGCGATGCTTGCGGCGAAAGGCGCGGCGTGCATCGACATGGATAAGGTTGCCCGAGAGCTGGTGCAAGTTGGGTCGAGTGTGCTGCGTGAGATCGAGCGGGAGTTCGGCCCTGAATTCATAAGGGCAGACGGCAGCCTCGACAGGCGAAGCCTCGGAAGGCTTGTCTTCTCCAACTCTCGAAATCTTGCTGCCCTCAACAGGATCACCCATCCTGAACTCGTGCGCCGAACGCGGGCGTGGCTTGATCATCTTTCGAGCGAACCATCGCCTCCCGAAGTTGCGGTTATCGATGCAGCTGTGCTCTTCGAGTCTGGCCTTTTCGAGCTGGCGGATCTTGTGGCAGTGGTTGTTGCGAATGCGGATGTGCAGGCAAGCCGGATTGCGGCAAGGGATGGGATACCGCTTGCAGACGCACTGGCGAGGGTGCATGCCCAGCGGCCGATGGAGGAGATGCTCGCTCGAGCGGACTGCGTTATTCGAACTGACTGTCCACTGGACGCTACGGCTCGTCAGGTAGACGACATGTGGGCCAGACTGGTTGCGCGCGTCTAG
- a CDS encoding M42 family metallopeptidase, whose amino-acid sequence MLLAKLSEVAGISGQEAEVREAIRAEIAPYVDEITVDAIGNLVALKRGRGTGVSGGRRVMLAAHMDEVGLMVKGFESDGLLRVASAGGVDPRVLVSKMVYVGRGSEKHPGVIGSKPIHLLKREDMDRATDIKSLYVDIGASSKEEASKLVQIGDPISFATKCEPIGEGFIRGKAFDDRAGCCGVIEALKAQHDFDLYGAFTVQEEVGLRGAGVAAFRIKPDLALVLEGTTAHDIPKAPEHAFSTVPGKGPAIVHRDASWIGTRSVIDRLVATAQAAGVPYQFKRSVTGGTDAGRIGLTEAGIPAAVMSVPCRFIHSPVSVMSISDFENYVKLAGLFLDSLDEGGLPLS is encoded by the coding sequence TTGCTTCTAGCCAAGCTCTCAGAGGTTGCTGGCATTTCCGGGCAGGAGGCCGAGGTCAGAGAGGCGATACGGGCAGAGATCGCGCCATATGTGGATGAGATCACAGTGGACGCCATCGGCAACCTGGTCGCGCTGAAGCGGGGCCGCGGAACTGGCGTTTCGGGCGGGCGGCGCGTGATGCTCGCTGCTCATATGGATGAGGTTGGCCTCATGGTGAAGGGATTCGAATCCGATGGACTGCTCAGAGTGGCATCGGCAGGCGGAGTAGACCCGCGAGTGCTCGTGTCGAAGATGGTCTATGTTGGACGGGGTTCGGAGAAGCACCCTGGGGTGATTGGATCCAAGCCTATCCACTTGCTGAAGAGAGAGGACATGGACCGGGCCACCGACATCAAATCCTTGTATGTCGATATCGGAGCATCCAGCAAGGAAGAGGCGAGCAAGCTCGTGCAGATCGGGGACCCCATCTCCTTCGCGACGAAGTGCGAACCCATAGGGGAGGGTTTCATTCGGGGCAAGGCGTTTGACGATCGGGCAGGGTGCTGCGGGGTGATTGAGGCACTAAAGGCCCAGCACGACTTCGACTTGTACGGCGCGTTCACCGTTCAGGAGGAAGTTGGTCTGCGAGGCGCTGGTGTGGCGGCATTCAGGATAAAGCCAGATCTCGCCCTGGTATTGGAGGGCACGACCGCTCATGATATCCCTAAGGCCCCAGAGCACGCTTTCTCCACGGTCCCCGGGAAGGGTCCGGCGATAGTCCACAGAGACGCCTCCTGGATTGGCACAAGGTCCGTTATTGACCGCCTTGTCGCGACGGCTCAAGCCGCAGGTGTTCCATACCAGTTCAAGCGCTCCGTTACTGGCGGTACTGATGCGGGGAGAATCGGCCTCACTGAGGCAGGGATACCTGCGGCGGTGATGTCAGTGCCATGCAGGTTCATTCACTCGCCGGTCTCGGTGATGAGCATCTCCGATTTTGAGAACTATGTGAAACTCGCCGGGCTGTTCCTCGATAGTCTAGACGAAGGGGGTCTTCCGCTGTCATGA
- a CDS encoding M42 family peptidase, with protein METKEALMRLADARGVTGYESCAGDVAASLFDGLVDEIRRDALGSVIMLKRGAAPEPSARLMLAAHVDEIGMIVSRIEEQGFLRVWMMGGVDRRILPSMEVTVHGRSDIPGVIGAIPPHLQDPSEKDKSWKWEELAVDCGMPAEKLRAIVRVGDVVSFDRRSVALAGDRIAGKSMDDRAGVAVMYEMACELQRLKHDCDVFFVATIQEEVGYGGSITSTYGIVPDIGIAIDVGHGAMPGLPEDDVLTLGGGPAIGFGPHVHPKVFGKLKEIAEKRGIPYQLDADTSAQGTDAYAMQMTRAGVATGLLSIPLRYMHTSVETLSLGDITKSGQLLAYFASAVDSRFREGLTCF; from the coding sequence ATGGAAACGAAAGAGGCTCTAATGCGACTCGCTGACGCCCGTGGGGTAACGGGTTACGAGTCCTGTGCAGGGGATGTGGCAGCATCGCTGTTCGATGGGCTCGTCGACGAGATCCGGAGAGATGCACTGGGCAGTGTGATCATGCTGAAAAGGGGCGCGGCCCCGGAACCTTCAGCTCGTCTCATGCTGGCGGCGCATGTGGACGAGATCGGCATGATCGTCTCGAGGATCGAGGAACAGGGCTTTCTCAGAGTATGGATGATGGGCGGTGTGGATCGGCGGATCCTTCCCTCCATGGAAGTGACTGTGCATGGGCGCTCCGACATTCCAGGCGTGATAGGGGCGATTCCGCCACATCTTCAGGATCCATCCGAGAAGGACAAGTCCTGGAAGTGGGAAGAACTAGCGGTTGACTGTGGGATGCCGGCGGAGAAGCTTCGGGCGATTGTGCGTGTGGGTGATGTGGTGAGCTTCGACCGCCGCTCAGTCGCACTTGCTGGCGACCGGATTGCAGGAAAATCCATGGATGACCGCGCGGGAGTCGCAGTCATGTATGAGATGGCCTGTGAGCTTCAAAGGCTGAAGCATGATTGCGATGTGTTCTTCGTGGCCACAATCCAGGAGGAAGTGGGCTATGGCGGGAGCATCACAAGCACCTACGGCATCGTGCCCGACATCGGAATCGCAATCGATGTTGGCCACGGCGCCATGCCGGGCCTTCCTGAGGACGACGTGCTTACGTTGGGCGGAGGGCCAGCCATCGGTTTTGGTCCCCACGTTCACCCCAAGGTGTTCGGCAAGCTCAAGGAGATAGCTGAGAAGCGGGGAATCCCATATCAGCTGGACGCAGACACCTCTGCTCAGGGCACCGACGCCTACGCTATGCAGATGACGCGAGCAGGAGTGGCGACTGGACTGCTGTCGATTCCCCTGCGCTACATGCATACATCAGTTGAGACACTCTCCCTCGGCGATATCACGAAATCCGGGCAGTTGCTGGCCTACTTCGCCAGCGCAGTCGACTCCCGGTTCAGGGAGGGATTGACTTGCTTCTAG
- a CDS encoding lytic transglycosylase domain-containing protein, with amino-acid sequence MAMYIRRMVRIAAATIIIGALSAIIVNAPWFRRMAYPIHYQGPIAAYARANQVDPFLIAAIIKVESRYNAKATSHRGARGLMQIMPQTGEWAAGRLGLTGYTADALFDPDTNIAIGSWYVSQLLKQADGNLTTALAAYNGGPTHVERWISDGIWSGEAHDAESIPFPETARYVTKVMKAHQAYIKAYGGRWPGDVANLGS; translated from the coding sequence ATGGCCATGTACATCAGGAGGATGGTCCGCATTGCAGCAGCGACTATCATCATCGGCGCCCTGTCGGCTATCATCGTGAACGCGCCCTGGTTCAGGCGTATGGCATATCCCATCCACTACCAGGGTCCGATTGCAGCCTACGCCCGCGCAAATCAAGTTGACCCGTTCCTGATCGCAGCCATAATCAAGGTTGAGAGCAGGTACAACGCGAAAGCCACTTCACACAGGGGCGCGCGTGGGCTCATGCAGATCATGCCGCAAACGGGGGAGTGGGCGGCCGGGCGCCTGGGGTTGACTGGATACACTGCGGATGCTCTCTTCGACCCGGATACGAACATCGCAATCGGATCGTGGTACGTGAGCCAGCTGCTGAAACAGGCAGACGGCAACCTTACAACGGCGCTTGCTGCCTACAATGGAGGGCCGACGCACGTGGAGCGTTGGATATCCGATGGAATCTGGTCTGGGGAAGCTCACGATGCGGAGAGCATTCCGTTCCCGGAGACCGCGCGCTATGTGACGAAGGTGATGAAGGCGCACCAGGCCTACATCAAGGCCTACGGCGGTCGGTGGCCGGGCGATGTGGCGAACCTCGGCTCATAG
- the polA gene encoding DNA polymerase I has translation MPGTRGRKILIIDGHSLAHRAYHALPPTLTRADGTPTNAVLGFCNMVLKLLESEKPDAGVCAFDRPAPTFRHKEYEQYKATRKPMEDSLKVQIPIVREAAQALGLTVSELDGWEADDVIGTVSRLAEEAGDQAVIVTGDKDALQLVSDNVRVVLTKKGISEFEEYGPSEVRARFGFGPEKIPDFKGLMGDPSDNIPGVPGVGEKTAMRLVSQMGTVEEILAHVHEIKQEKLKNTLLENADVALASKRLATIDRDAPVNVDLGECCVLRRDANQLASFLRKQDFRTLLARLRLTSQPGLFPAGGAGAGSGEPSGAGGRLPGFYGAEQDEPAVSVGGGGTGAGAGPQSAEGRPVEIVSTADGITALAAALRAEGRFAFDVVRTGLRPITSRVEGLAFQAAGISAYVPVGDGDGRVSPAAASEAFGIVFGDGSVEKLCHDAKEKTILLSRMGCALRGVAFDSMIASYLADPGAPNAELCDVAERWVGVSVPQVHSYVEAEAKRVRDPQFCPGPEILAQMSCSCLGVMPELEAALLAALSSYGMEKLYREVEIPLVGVLADMEMTGIRIDSDRLRELSGEMQDTLACLAGEIYSMAGEEFNINSTKQLGHVLFEKLGLAPLKKTKTGYSTDAEVLEALSGQHEILRKLLDYRTVSKLKSTYVDALPELVNPGTGRIHTSFNQTVTATGRLSSTDPNLQNIPVRTEEGRKIRGVFIPGHDGWVLVSADYSQIELRVLAHMSQDHVLIESFLADEDIHRRTAAEVFGVPFDDVTPEMRSRAKAVNFGIVYGISDYGLSKNIGVSPREAKEFIERYFTRYRGVRNYMDSIVAQAKMDGYVTTLMNRRRCLPELTSPSMAVRKFAERVAMNTPIQGTAADIIKRAMVNVHARIADEKPEARLLLQVHDELVLEARACEAQEVADIVREEMSSAMQLSVPLRVDVSWGRTWVEAK, from the coding sequence TTGCCCGGTACAAGAGGACGAAAGATCCTGATCATAGACGGCCACTCCCTGGCCCACAGGGCGTATCACGCCCTCCCTCCTACGCTTACGCGCGCCGATGGCACGCCGACGAATGCAGTATTGGGTTTCTGCAACATGGTTCTGAAACTCCTGGAATCTGAGAAGCCCGACGCAGGTGTATGCGCATTCGATAGGCCTGCGCCCACCTTCAGGCATAAGGAGTATGAGCAGTACAAGGCCACCCGAAAACCAATGGAGGATTCCTTGAAGGTGCAGATCCCAATAGTGCGCGAGGCTGCGCAAGCATTGGGGCTCACAGTTTCCGAGCTTGACGGATGGGAAGCGGACGACGTGATCGGCACGGTCTCCCGTCTTGCCGAGGAGGCAGGCGACCAGGCGGTCATAGTGACCGGCGACAAGGACGCTCTGCAGCTTGTGTCCGACAATGTCAGGGTAGTGTTGACGAAGAAAGGGATCTCCGAGTTTGAGGAGTACGGCCCCAGCGAAGTGCGAGCCAGATTCGGGTTCGGGCCTGAGAAGATCCCCGATTTCAAGGGGCTCATGGGTGATCCTTCCGATAATATCCCGGGAGTGCCCGGGGTGGGTGAGAAGACCGCCATGCGGCTTGTCTCACAGATGGGAACGGTTGAGGAGATCCTGGCGCACGTCCACGAGATCAAGCAGGAGAAGCTCAAGAACACCCTTCTTGAGAATGCCGACGTGGCCCTGGCCAGCAAGCGCTTGGCCACGATTGACCGGGATGCTCCTGTGAACGTGGATCTCGGGGAGTGCTGCGTGCTGAGGCGTGATGCGAACCAGCTTGCCAGCTTCCTGCGCAAGCAGGATTTCCGCACTCTGCTCGCGAGGCTGCGACTTACCTCCCAACCGGGCCTGTTTCCCGCAGGCGGCGCAGGAGCAGGATCGGGGGAGCCGTCTGGGGCAGGCGGTCGACTGCCCGGGTTTTACGGGGCGGAGCAGGATGAGCCTGCGGTTTCTGTAGGGGGCGGGGGCACAGGCGCAGGAGCAGGCCCGCAGTCAGCGGAAGGGCGTCCGGTGGAGATCGTGTCGACGGCAGACGGCATTACGGCCCTGGCTGCCGCACTAAGGGCGGAAGGCAGATTCGCCTTCGATGTGGTGAGGACGGGGTTGCGGCCTATCACATCCAGGGTGGAGGGCCTTGCATTCCAAGCTGCGGGGATCTCCGCCTATGTTCCAGTTGGCGACGGCGATGGGCGAGTTTCGCCTGCCGCTGCGTCGGAGGCCTTCGGGATAGTGTTCGGAGACGGTTCCGTGGAGAAGCTGTGCCATGACGCCAAGGAGAAGACGATTCTCCTTTCCCGGATGGGATGCGCTCTCAGAGGCGTTGCGTTCGATAGCATGATCGCCTCGTACCTTGCAGATCCGGGCGCCCCCAATGCAGAGCTGTGCGATGTGGCTGAGAGATGGGTGGGCGTAAGCGTACCGCAAGTTCATAGTTACGTGGAAGCAGAGGCCAAGCGGGTTCGGGATCCTCAGTTCTGCCCGGGCCCAGAGATCCTCGCCCAGATGTCGTGCTCATGCCTTGGCGTGATGCCCGAGCTCGAGGCCGCGCTTCTTGCTGCACTGTCGTCATATGGAATGGAGAAGCTCTACCGTGAGGTCGAGATTCCTCTAGTTGGCGTTCTTGCCGACATGGAGATGACAGGCATCAGAATCGACTCCGATCGGCTTCGGGAGCTTTCGGGGGAGATGCAGGATACCCTCGCATGTCTTGCCGGGGAGATCTACAGCATGGCTGGAGAGGAGTTCAACATCAACTCCACGAAGCAGCTCGGCCATGTGCTCTTTGAGAAGCTGGGCCTTGCTCCGCTGAAGAAGACGAAGACCGGGTACTCCACAGACGCCGAAGTGCTTGAGGCCCTCTCGGGGCAGCACGAGATTTTGCGCAAGCTCCTCGACTATCGGACAGTATCCAAGCTGAAATCCACGTATGTGGACGCTCTTCCGGAACTAGTGAACCCCGGAACTGGCCGGATACACACGAGCTTCAACCAGACTGTGACTGCGACCGGGAGGCTGTCGAGCACAGACCCGAACCTCCAGAACATCCCGGTGAGGACTGAAGAAGGACGCAAGATCCGCGGGGTGTTCATCCCAGGGCATGATGGCTGGGTTCTCGTAAGTGCTGACTACTCGCAGATAGAACTGAGAGTCCTGGCCCACATGTCTCAGGATCATGTTCTCATTGAGTCGTTCCTTGCAGATGAGGACATCCACCGGCGGACAGCAGCTGAAGTCTTCGGAGTGCCATTTGATGACGTTACACCGGAGATGCGTTCACGCGCAAAGGCCGTCAACTTCGGGATCGTCTATGGGATTAGCGACTATGGGCTCTCCAAGAACATAGGAGTTTCGCCTCGAGAAGCGAAGGAGTTCATAGAGAGGTACTTCACAAGGTACCGTGGAGTGCGAAACTACATGGACTCCATAGTCGCCCAGGCGAAAATGGATGGATACGTCACGACACTCATGAACCGCAGACGATGCCTTCCGGAGCTCACGAGTCCATCGATGGCTGTTCGAAAATTCGCTGAGAGGGTCGCAATGAACACTCCAATCCAGGGAACGGCGGCCGACATCATTAAACGCGCAATGGTGAATGTACACGCAAGAATTGCTGATGAAAAGCCGGAGGCGCGTCTTCTTCTGCAGGTCCATGACGAGCTGGTGCTCGAGGCGCGTGCCTGCGAGGCTCAAGAGGTCGCCGATATCGTGAGAGAGGAAATGAGCAGCGCAATGCAGCTTTCAGTGCCCCTTCGGGTGGACGTGTCGTGGGGCCGCACCTGGGTTGAGGCGAAATAG